In a single window of the Jaculus jaculus isolate mJacJac1 chromosome 9, mJacJac1.mat.Y.cur, whole genome shotgun sequence genome:
- the Fscn2 gene encoding fascin-2 isoform X1 has protein sequence MPTNGLHQVLKIQFGLVNDADRYLTAESFGFKVNASAPSLKRKQIWVLEPDPGQAAAVLFRSSHLGRYLSAQEDGRVACEREQPGRDCRFLVLPQPDGRWALQSEPHGRFFGGTEDRLSCFATAISPAELWAVHLAIHPQAHLLSVSRRRYVHLCPQEDEMAADGDMPWGVDALLTLIFQSRRYCLKSCDSRYLRSDGHLVWEPEARACYTLEFKAGKLAFKDCDGRYLAPMGPAGTLKAGRNTRPGKDELFDLEQSHPQVVLLAANHRYVSVRQGVNVSANQDEELDHETFLMQIDQETKKCTFYSSTGGYWTLVTHGGIQAIATQVSANTMFEVEWHGRRVALKASNGRYVCMKKNGQLAAISDFVGEDEEFVLKLINRPILVLRGLDGFVCHHRGSNQLDTNRSAYDVFHLSFRDGAYQIRGRGGGFWYTGSHGSVCSDGELAEDFLLEFRERGRLAVRTLSGKYLRGGASGLLRADGDTPAGDALWEY, from the exons ATGCCAACCAACGGCCTGCACCAGGTGCTGAAGATCCAGTTTGGCCTCGTCAATGACGCGGACCGCTACCTAACGGCAGAGAGCTTTGGCTTCAAGGTCAACGCCTCAGCACCCAGCCTCAAGAGGAAGCAGATATGGGTGCTAGAGCCTGACCCAGGACAGGCTGCTGCCGTGCTATTCCGCAGCAGTCACCTGGGCCGTTACCTGTCAGCGCAAGAAGACGGGCGCGTGGCCTGTGAGAGGGAGCAGCCAGGCCGGGACTGCCGCTTCCTGGTCTTGCCGCAGCCCGACGGGCGCTGGGCGCTGCAGTCAGAGCCCCACGGCCGCTTCTTCGGCGGCACTGAGGACCGGCTGTCCTGCTTTGCCACAGCCATCTCGCCAGCGGAGCTGTGGGCAGTGCACCTGGCCATCCACCCGCAGGCCCACCTGCTGAGCGTGAGCCGGCGGCGATACGTGCATCTGTGCCCGCAGGAGGATGAGATGGCTGCGGATGGCGACATGCCGTGGGGCGTGGATGCCCTGCTGACGCTCATCTTCCAGAGCCGGAGGTACTGCCTCAAATCCTGTGACAGCCGATACCTGCGCAGTGACGGCCACCTTGTCTGGGAACCTGAAGCCCGTGCCTGCTACACACTCGAGTTCAAGGCTGGTAAGCTGGCCTTCAAGGACTGCGATGGCCGCTACCTGGCGCCCATGGGGCCTGCGGGCACACTCAAGGCTGGCCGCAACACGAGGCCCGGCAAGGATGAGCTCTTTGACCTGGAGCAGAGTCACCCGCAGGTGGTGCTGCTGGCTGCCAACCACCGCTATGTCTCTGTGAGGCAAG gaGTCAATGTCTCAGCCAATCAGGATGAAGAACTGGACCATGAGACCTTCCTGATGCAAATTGACCAGGAGACAAAGAAATGTACCTTTTACTCAAGCACTGGGGGTTACTGGACCCTGGTTACTCATGGGGGCATTCAGGCCAtagccacacaagt TTCTGCCAACACCATGTTTGAAGTGGAATGGCATGGTCGCCGGGTGGCACTTAAAGCCAGCAATGGGCGCTACGTGTGCATGAAGAAGAATGGGCAGCTGGCAGCCATCAGTGACTTTGTGG gtgaggatgaggagttcGTCCTCAAGCTCATCAACCGGCCCATCCTGGTGCTGCGCGGCCTGGACGGCTTCGTGTGCCACCACCGCGGCTCCAACCAGCTGGACACCAACCGCTCGGCCTACGACGTCTTCCACCTGAGCTTCCGCGACGGCGCCTACCAGATCCGAG GCCGCGGAGGCGGGTTCTGGTACACCGGCAGCCACGGCAGCGTGTGCAGCGACGGCGAGCTGGCCGAGGACTTCCTCCTGGAGTTCCGCGAGCGCGGCCGGCTGGCCGTGCGCACCCTGAGCGGCAAGTACCTGCGCGGCGGCGCCTCGGGGCTGCTGCGCGCAGACGGCG
- the Fscn2 gene encoding fascin-2 isoform X2, whose product MPTNGLHQVLKIQFGLVNDADRYLTAESFGFKVNASAPSLKRKQIWVLEPDPGQAAAVLFRSSHLGRYLSAQEDGRVACEREQPGRDCRFLVLPQPDGRWALQSEPHGRFFGGTEDRLSCFATAISPAELWAVHLAIHPQAHLLSVSRRRYVHLCPQEDEMAADGDMPWGVDALLTLIFQSRRYCLKSCDSRYLRSDGHLVWEPEARACYTLEFKAGVNVSANQDEELDHETFLMQIDQETKKCTFYSSTGGYWTLVTHGGIQAIATQVSANTMFEVEWHGRRVALKASNGRYVCMKKNGQLAAISDFVGEDEEFVLKLINRPILVLRGLDGFVCHHRGSNQLDTNRSAYDVFHLSFRDGAYQIRGRGGGFWYTGSHGSVCSDGELAEDFLLEFRERGRLAVRTLSGKYLRGGASGLLRADGDTPAGDALWEY is encoded by the exons ATGCCAACCAACGGCCTGCACCAGGTGCTGAAGATCCAGTTTGGCCTCGTCAATGACGCGGACCGCTACCTAACGGCAGAGAGCTTTGGCTTCAAGGTCAACGCCTCAGCACCCAGCCTCAAGAGGAAGCAGATATGGGTGCTAGAGCCTGACCCAGGACAGGCTGCTGCCGTGCTATTCCGCAGCAGTCACCTGGGCCGTTACCTGTCAGCGCAAGAAGACGGGCGCGTGGCCTGTGAGAGGGAGCAGCCAGGCCGGGACTGCCGCTTCCTGGTCTTGCCGCAGCCCGACGGGCGCTGGGCGCTGCAGTCAGAGCCCCACGGCCGCTTCTTCGGCGGCACTGAGGACCGGCTGTCCTGCTTTGCCACAGCCATCTCGCCAGCGGAGCTGTGGGCAGTGCACCTGGCCATCCACCCGCAGGCCCACCTGCTGAGCGTGAGCCGGCGGCGATACGTGCATCTGTGCCCGCAGGAGGATGAGATGGCTGCGGATGGCGACATGCCGTGGGGCGTGGATGCCCTGCTGACGCTCATCTTCCAGAGCCGGAGGTACTGCCTCAAATCCTGTGACAGCCGATACCTGCGCAGTGACGGCCACCTTGTCTGGGAACCTGAAGCCCGTGCCTGCTACACACTCGAGTTCAAGGCTG gaGTCAATGTCTCAGCCAATCAGGATGAAGAACTGGACCATGAGACCTTCCTGATGCAAATTGACCAGGAGACAAAGAAATGTACCTTTTACTCAAGCACTGGGGGTTACTGGACCCTGGTTACTCATGGGGGCATTCAGGCCAtagccacacaagt TTCTGCCAACACCATGTTTGAAGTGGAATGGCATGGTCGCCGGGTGGCACTTAAAGCCAGCAATGGGCGCTACGTGTGCATGAAGAAGAATGGGCAGCTGGCAGCCATCAGTGACTTTGTGG gtgaggatgaggagttcGTCCTCAAGCTCATCAACCGGCCCATCCTGGTGCTGCGCGGCCTGGACGGCTTCGTGTGCCACCACCGCGGCTCCAACCAGCTGGACACCAACCGCTCGGCCTACGACGTCTTCCACCTGAGCTTCCGCGACGGCGCCTACCAGATCCGAG GCCGCGGAGGCGGGTTCTGGTACACCGGCAGCCACGGCAGCGTGTGCAGCGACGGCGAGCTGGCCGAGGACTTCCTCCTGGAGTTCCGCGAGCGCGGCCGGCTGGCCGTGCGCACCCTGAGCGGCAAGTACCTGCGCGGCGGCGCCTCGGGGCTGCTGCGCGCAGACGGCG